The proteins below are encoded in one region of Berryella intestinalis:
- a CDS encoding NADH-quinone oxidoreductase subunit C produces MDNVTTPARPGTTHVQAVRERFPGVLKSAEWQCEDQVTITVALDSLPDVVEFLYFGRGGWLPMMVGNDERPLNGHYALYYILSMEEEDRCWCVVRVEVPADTCEFPSVTPRVPACVWSEREVRDLFGLRPIGLPDERRLVLPDDWPDDLYPLRKDSMDYRQRPMIASEVENYEFLAETGDRETTVVPMGPLHVTSDEPGHFRLFVEGEHIIDADYRLFYVHRGMEKVAESRMNYDAVTFLADRVCGICGNAHSVAYAESVEHAQGIAVPLRAQYIRAISLEVERMHSHLLNLGLVCHYSGFDTGFMHFFRVREDSMRLAELLTGHRKTYGLNLIGGVRRDILEDRRSETLRVIRKLRDDVKALLDELMSTPNFEDRTKGVGKLDPKIARAFSPVGPCVRGSGFARDVRFDHPFDGYKDIQGLFKARSHDGCDVMSRTLVRIEEFMDSVAMVEWWLENMPKGAILNEDWKYEPHKFAIGYTEAPRGEDVHWAQIGDNQKCYRWRCKAATYSNWPILRYMFRGNTVSDAALIVGSMDPCYSCTDRVTFVDVKKGTEKTVSKSQLESYCLRRTHSPLKD; encoded by the coding sequence ATGGATAACGTAACCACACCCGCGCGCCCCGGAACGACGCATGTGCAGGCCGTTCGCGAGAGGTTCCCGGGGGTCCTCAAGTCGGCCGAATGGCAGTGCGAGGACCAGGTGACCATCACGGTCGCCCTGGACTCCCTGCCCGACGTGGTCGAGTTCCTGTACTTCGGCCGCGGCGGCTGGCTGCCCATGATGGTGGGCAACGACGAGAGGCCCCTGAACGGCCATTACGCTTTGTACTACATCCTGTCCATGGAGGAAGAGGATCGCTGCTGGTGCGTCGTGCGCGTCGAGGTTCCCGCCGACACCTGCGAGTTCCCGTCGGTGACGCCGCGCGTCCCGGCATGCGTGTGGAGCGAGCGCGAGGTGCGCGACCTGTTCGGCCTGCGCCCCATCGGCCTGCCCGACGAGCGCCGTCTGGTGCTGCCCGACGACTGGCCCGACGACCTGTACCCGTTGCGCAAGGACTCCATGGACTACCGTCAGCGCCCGATGATCGCCAGCGAGGTCGAGAACTACGAGTTCCTCGCGGAGACGGGCGATCGCGAGACCACCGTCGTGCCCATGGGCCCGCTGCACGTCACGTCCGACGAGCCGGGGCACTTCCGCCTGTTCGTCGAAGGCGAGCACATCATCGACGCCGACTACCGTCTGTTCTACGTCCATCGCGGCATGGAGAAGGTGGCCGAGTCGCGCATGAACTACGACGCCGTCACGTTCCTGGCCGACCGCGTCTGCGGCATCTGCGGCAACGCCCATTCGGTGGCCTACGCCGAGTCGGTCGAGCACGCCCAGGGCATCGCGGTTCCCCTGCGCGCCCAGTACATCAGGGCCATCTCGCTCGAGGTGGAGCGCATGCACTCCCACCTTCTGAACCTGGGCCTCGTGTGCCACTACAGCGGCTTCGACACCGGGTTCATGCACTTCTTCCGCGTGCGCGAGGATTCGATGCGCTTGGCCGAGCTGCTGACGGGCCACCGCAAGACCTACGGGCTGAACCTCATCGGCGGCGTGCGCCGCGACATCCTGGAGGATCGCCGGTCCGAGACGCTGCGGGTCATCCGCAAGCTGCGCGACGACGTGAAGGCCCTTCTGGACGAGCTGATGAGCACGCCCAACTTCGAGGACCGCACCAAGGGCGTCGGCAAGCTCGATCCCAAGATCGCACGCGCGTTCAGCCCGGTGGGGCCGTGCGTGCGCGGTTCGGGGTTCGCGCGCGACGTGCGCTTCGACCACCCCTTCGACGGGTACAAGGACATCCAGGGCCTGTTCAAGGCCCGCAGCCACGACGGATGCGACGTCATGAGCCGCACCCTCGTGCGCATCGAGGAGTTCATGGACTCGGTGGCGATGGTCGAATGGTGGCTTGAGAACATGCCCAAGGGCGCCATCCTCAACGAGGATTGGAAGTACGAGCCGCACAAGTTCGCCATCGGCTACACCGAGGCTCCGCGCGGCGAGGACGTCCACTGGGCGCAGATCGGCGACAACCAGAAGTGCTACCGCTGGCGCTGCAAGGCGGCCACGTACAGCAACTGGCCCATCCTGCGCTACATGTTCCGCGGCAACACCGTTTCCGACGCGGCTCTGATCGTGGGTTCGATGGATCCGTGCTACTCCTGCACCGACCGCGTGACGTTCGTGGACGTGAAGAAGGGCACCGAGAAAACCGTAAGCAAGTCGCAGCTCGAGTCCTACTGCTTGAGGCGCACCCATTCGCCGCTGAAAGATTAG
- a CDS encoding formate hydrogenlyase complex iron-sulfur subunit, with the protein MLKTLRNAFKTGDATVKYPFAPLETVPDFRGKPEHDLERCIACAACAVACPPNAIQMATDLKAGTITWSIDYGRCIFCGRCEEACPVEAIRLGDEFELAVMSKADLTEDATYTLERCSECGRYFAPRKQVDYACRVLATLEGNTEADESIEVARVCPECKRRADAVSALAAARAEGGR; encoded by the coding sequence ATGCTGAAAACACTGCGCAACGCATTCAAAACCGGGGACGCGACGGTCAAGTACCCCTTCGCGCCCCTGGAGACCGTGCCCGATTTCCGCGGCAAGCCCGAGCACGACCTGGAGCGCTGCATCGCGTGCGCCGCTTGTGCCGTGGCCTGCCCGCCCAACGCCATCCAGATGGCGACCGATTTGAAAGCTGGTACGATTACCTGGTCCATCGACTACGGCCGCTGCATCTTCTGCGGCCGATGCGAGGAAGCCTGCCCGGTCGAGGCCATCAGGCTGGGAGACGAGTTCGAGCTTGCCGTCATGAGCAAGGCCGACCTCACCGAGGACGCGACCTACACCCTCGAGCGCTGCTCGGAGTGCGGGCGCTACTTCGCTCCGCGCAAGCAGGTCGACTACGCCTGCCGTGTGTTGGCGACCCTCGAGGGGAATACCGAGGCCGACGAGTCCATCGAGGTCGCGCGCGTGTGCCCCGAGTGCAAGCGCCGCGCCGATGCGGTGAGCGCCCTGGCCGCCGCCCGTGCTGAAGGAGGCAGATAA
- a CDS encoding NADH-quinone oxidoreductase subunit B family protein yields MSELVLPERLQTRLEPIELDAKIQEAKAALLGKIKRSVYIYRVDCGGCNGCEIEIFGTITPVFDTERFGIKNMASPRHADILVYTGAVTRAMRLPALRAYEAAPNPKLVVSYGACGCTGGIFHDNYCVWGGTDKLLPVDVYIPGCPPSPAQTIYGFAIALGLLGQKLHETHLVEGEGEQAPILHGDVPYKLKVELEQEARKLAGYRYGRDLVNQFMDTLDPASGDVLSSVNGLIHAESDPRKVEIFAELKDILEKRIVSIA; encoded by the coding sequence ATGAGTGAACTGGTGCTTCCCGAGCGCTTGCAGACCCGGCTTGAGCCCATCGAGCTCGACGCCAAGATCCAAGAGGCGAAGGCGGCTCTGCTGGGCAAGATCAAGCGCTCCGTCTACATCTACCGCGTCGACTGCGGCGGGTGCAACGGGTGCGAGATCGAGATCTTCGGCACCATCACGCCGGTGTTCGACACCGAGCGCTTCGGCATCAAGAACATGGCCAGCCCGCGCCACGCCGACATCCTGGTGTACACGGGTGCGGTGACGCGCGCGATGCGCCTGCCGGCCCTGCGCGCCTACGAGGCCGCACCCAATCCCAAGCTGGTCGTATCCTACGGCGCCTGCGGCTGCACGGGCGGGATCTTCCACGACAACTACTGCGTGTGGGGCGGCACGGACAAGCTCCTGCCGGTGGACGTCTACATCCCGGGCTGCCCGCCCTCGCCTGCGCAGACCATCTACGGCTTCGCCATCGCGCTGGGCCTGTTGGGTCAGAAGCTCCACGAGACCCACCTGGTCGAAGGGGAGGGCGAGCAGGCGCCCATCCTGCACGGCGACGTGCCCTACAAGCTGAAGGTCGAGCTCGAGCAGGAGGCGCGCAAGCTGGCGGGCTACCGGTACGGGCGCGATCTGGTCAACCAGTTCATGGACACCCTCGATCCGGCGTCGGGCGACGTGCTGTCGTCGGTTAACGGGCTGATCCATGCCGAGAGCGACCCGCGCAAGGTGGAGATCTTCGCCGAACTGAAGGATATTCTGGAGAAAAGGATCGTGAGCATCGCGTAA
- a CDS encoding formate hydrogenlyase maturation HycH family protein → MATADYKAGENRMESIGTSGDHIVFYLLRMKFVDRAEAIPDDAQDVLYYTLSVGHHTGVVDCFERALSVPVESYRKIAALFENAEARRKLEGVFKFGEIEIGKEHIGVLLPAARAALSTIDVYDAPGKTSLPLEVGELDYLVGLVDLLLKVRDETNVYLMVRRG, encoded by the coding sequence ATGGCAACTGCTGATTACAAGGCCGGGGAAAACCGCATGGAGTCCATCGGGACGTCGGGGGACCACATCGTGTTCTACCTGCTTCGCATGAAGTTCGTGGACCGCGCGGAGGCGATCCCCGACGACGCCCAGGACGTGCTGTACTACACCTTGTCCGTCGGGCACCATACCGGCGTGGTGGATTGCTTCGAGCGGGCGCTTTCGGTCCCCGTCGAAAGCTACCGCAAGATCGCGGCGCTCTTTGAAAACGCGGAGGCTCGCCGTAAACTGGAGGGCGTGTTCAAATTCGGCGAGATCGAGATCGGGAAGGAGCACATCGGCGTGCTCCTTCCCGCCGCCCGCGCGGCGCTCTCGACCATCGACGTGTACGATGCGCCGGGCAAGACCAGCCTTCCGCTCGAAGTCGGCGAGCTCGACTACCTGGTCGGGCTGGTCGACCTGCTGCTTAAAGTAAGGGACGAAACGAACGTCTACCTCATGGTTAGGAGGGGTTGA
- a CDS encoding hydrogenase 3 maturation endopeptidase HyCI: MSEAPHDGDVRCEGPGGEASSAGAPPRNIVFTAGSVLRGDDAAGPMLAKMLQDDPVAGWEVVDGGQTPEDDLYYIREVAPARVLFVDAAQMGVEVGAIRKISVGDVADRFLFTTHSLPVTFLLNRMAEYCSDITFLGVQVRSTEFFDPLSPEVASAVETIAQCVREGGNFDRFESMA, encoded by the coding sequence ATGAGCGAAGCGCCGCACGACGGCGATGTGCGCTGCGAGGGGCCCGGGGGCGAAGCCTCGTCGGCGGGCGCGCCGCCGCGCAACATCGTGTTCACGGCGGGAAGCGTGCTGCGCGGCGACGATGCCGCCGGTCCGATGCTCGCCAAGATGCTCCAGGACGACCCGGTGGCGGGTTGGGAGGTCGTCGATGGGGGGCAGACTCCCGAAGACGACCTGTACTACATCCGCGAGGTCGCTCCCGCGCGCGTGCTGTTCGTCGACGCCGCCCAGATGGGCGTCGAGGTCGGAGCCATCAGGAAGATATCCGTGGGCGACGTGGCCGACAGGTTCCTGTTCACCACGCACAGCCTCCCGGTTACCTTCCTTCTGAATCGGATGGCCGAATACTGCTCCGACATCACCTTCCTGGGCGTCCAGGTGCGCTCGACCGAGTTCTTCGACCCGCTTTCTCCCGAGGTCGCATCCGCTGTCGAGACGATAGCGCAGTGCGTGCGGGAAGGGGGGAACTTCGACAGGTTCGAGTCCATGGCGTAG
- a CDS encoding formate/nitrite transporter family protein, with the protein MNSEDVKLVKPDALGPAEIEAKAETLAVGKTKMTPAKTFVAAMLAGAFIAFGGMYFCVFLGDSTMPFAAQRMVGGICFCLGLVLVLCCGCELFTGNSLMVAAKASGKISWGQMLKNWGIVWVGNLVGSLLAVFLIYMAQVYMLNSGGVGTAMVGVAAGKVALAPETMFFKGIMCNIFVCLAVWIGFGARTTVDKVIGILLPISAFVAAGFEHCVANMAFLPMGLLLNTVAGVGTPGAVTLGGVALNLAIVTLGNVVGGGLVGIAYWFTYGKREQA; encoded by the coding sequence ATGAATTCTGAGGACGTCAAACTGGTGAAGCCGGATGCGCTCGGCCCGGCCGAGATCGAGGCGAAGGCCGAGACTTTGGCTGTGGGCAAGACCAAGATGACTCCGGCGAAAACGTTTGTGGCCGCAATGCTCGCCGGAGCGTTCATCGCGTTCGGCGGCATGTACTTCTGCGTGTTCCTGGGTGATTCGACCATGCCGTTCGCGGCGCAGCGCATGGTGGGCGGCATCTGCTTCTGCCTGGGCCTCGTTCTGGTCCTGTGCTGCGGCTGCGAGCTGTTCACCGGCAACTCGCTGATGGTCGCCGCCAAGGCTTCGGGGAAGATCTCGTGGGGCCAGATGCTGAAGAACTGGGGTATCGTCTGGGTGGGTAACCTGGTGGGATCCCTCCTGGCCGTGTTCCTCATCTACATGGCCCAGGTCTATATGCTGAACAGCGGCGGCGTGGGCACGGCCATGGTGGGCGTGGCGGCCGGCAAGGTCGCGCTGGCTCCCGAGACCATGTTCTTCAAGGGCATCATGTGCAACATCTTCGTGTGCCTGGCGGTGTGGATCGGCTTCGGCGCGCGCACCACGGTGGACAAGGTCATCGGCATCCTGCTTCCCATCTCGGCCTTCGTGGCCGCCGGCTTCGAGCACTGCGTTGCCAACATGGCGTTTCTGCCCATGGGGCTTTTGCTGAACACGGTTGCGGGCGTCGGAACCCCGGGCGCGGTCACGCTGGGCGGCGTGGCCCTCAACCTGGCCATCGTCACGCTGGGCAACGTCGTGGGCGGCGGCCTGGTGGGCATCGCCTACTGGTTCACCTACGGCAAGCGCGAGCAGGCTTAA
- a CDS encoding chloride channel protein translates to MAGEGTYGTLRALKWAVCSVLVGAVSGAAALLLTFAANESERFFSAHPLAAGLLVPCMFASYSLYRALGVPFSTGTLTVVNAVRNGGDLKVETAPAIIASTALSLIGGASVGKEAAALQSGGSLAAGIARLFGLEGDSMRFLVAAGMAAAFSALLCAPFAAIAFVAEVVRPRIREVIDVRSACIAVAVAASWVLAGSIGAGNPWQMRLAVPEPSAALVETVVVSVLCCCAGLGFVVTLKLVHTASSALFPSDLARVAVGAACASGFTLVVFSISGEAVASGTGSWQILSALAGDPHAFYEAAFKVGLTAVCLGFGIKGGEIMPVLCIGALVGAAWSAMTGEASAFAAAVGVVAALSACARCPVAAFLLGVELFGSGCAPYFALAALAGLLPSYAVNLYDGATWSLDEAFSWRNHPSE, encoded by the coding sequence TTGGCAGGCGAAGGGACATACGGCACGCTGCGCGCCCTCAAATGGGCGGTTTGCTCGGTGCTGGTCGGCGCCGTATCGGGAGCCGCCGCCCTCCTGCTCACCTTCGCGGCGAACGAGTCCGAGCGCTTCTTCTCGGCCCATCCCCTCGCGGCGGGATTGCTGGTTCCCTGCATGTTCGCTTCGTACAGCCTCTATCGGGCGCTGGGGGTTCCGTTTTCCACGGGGACGCTCACGGTGGTGAACGCGGTCAGAAACGGAGGGGACCTCAAGGTCGAAACGGCGCCGGCCATCATCGCCTCGACCGCCCTTTCCCTGATAGGCGGCGCTTCGGTGGGAAAGGAAGCGGCCGCTTTGCAGTCGGGAGGGTCCTTGGCCGCCGGCATCGCCCGCCTGTTCGGCCTCGAGGGCGACTCGATGAGGTTTCTCGTCGCCGCAGGGATGGCGGCGGCCTTCTCGGCCCTTCTGTGCGCCCCGTTTGCGGCCATCGCGTTCGTCGCGGAGGTGGTGCGCCCCCGTATCCGCGAGGTCATCGACGTGCGGTCGGCCTGCATCGCGGTTGCGGTGGCCGCATCGTGGGTCCTTGCCGGATCGATCGGGGCCGGCAATCCGTGGCAGATGCGCCTGGCCGTTCCCGAGCCGTCTGCGGCGCTGGTGGAGACGGTCGTGGTCAGCGTGCTGTGCTGCTGCGCCGGCCTGGGGTTCGTCGTGACGCTCAAGCTGGTCCACACCGCGTCGAGCGCGCTTTTTCCCAGCGATCTGGCGCGCGTCGCGGTGGGCGCCGCCTGTGCGAGCGGGTTCACGCTCGTCGTCTTCTCGATCAGCGGGGAGGCGGTTGCCAGCGGGACGGGGTCGTGGCAGATCCTCTCGGCTCTGGCGGGGGACCCGCACGCGTTTTACGAGGCCGCGTTCAAGGTCGGCCTGACCGCCGTGTGCCTGGGGTTCGGCATCAAGGGCGGCGAGATCATGCCGGTTCTCTGCATCGGGGCGCTGGTGGGGGCGGCATGGTCCGCCATGACCGGGGAGGCGTCCGCGTTCGCGGCGGCCGTGGGCGTGGTCGCCGCCCTGTCCGCCTGCGCGCGGTGCCCTGTTGCGGCGTTTCTCCTGGGCGTCGAGCTGTTCGGCTCGGGCTGCGCGCCGTACTTCGCCCTCGCAGCTCTCGCGGGGTTGCTCCCGTCGTATGCGGTGAACCTGTACGACGGCGCGACCTGGTCGCTTGACGAGGCGTTTTCCTGGAGGAATCACCCATCGGAATAG
- a CDS encoding leucine-rich repeat domain-containing protein: protein MDFYKMVFAEYTGMGAAVEVPSGATHIGKGAFQRNRYVKEVVIPEGVVEIEDEAFDACVNLESVRLPSTLKRIGRRAFKGCWRITGIELPQGLEIIDEQAFLRCRGLKSIELPPSVASIGKEAFRNCVCVRSIAFPARIDTIEAGVMRDCVTLEDVSFPAGLEVIEDDAFNTCPSLVDVRLPANLGWIGQRAFRACGALKSINIPEGVRSLEERVFYGCRVLHGIELHDGIEYVDETAFDPAADPFADAHGTDGEKPSA from the coding sequence ATGGATTTCTACAAGATGGTGTTCGCCGAATACACGGGCATGGGCGCAGCCGTGGAGGTTCCCTCCGGCGCGACCCATATCGGCAAAGGCGCGTTCCAGCGCAACCGCTATGTGAAGGAGGTCGTCATCCCCGAAGGCGTGGTCGAGATCGAGGACGAGGCGTTCGACGCCTGCGTGAACCTCGAATCCGTCCGGCTTCCCTCGACGCTGAAGCGCATAGGGCGCCGCGCGTTCAAAGGCTGCTGGCGCATCACCGGCATCGAGCTTCCGCAAGGGCTTGAAATCATCGATGAACAGGCGTTTCTACGTTGCCGCGGGCTGAAGTCGATAGAGCTTCCCCCCAGCGTGGCATCCATCGGCAAAGAAGCGTTCAGGAACTGCGTGTGCGTGAGGTCCATCGCGTTTCCCGCGCGCATAGACACCATCGAAGCCGGCGTCATGCGCGACTGCGTGACGCTTGAGGACGTGTCGTTTCCCGCCGGGCTCGAGGTCATCGAGGACGACGCGTTCAACACCTGCCCCAGCCTGGTCGACGTGAGGCTGCCCGCGAACCTGGGCTGGATCGGGCAGCGGGCGTTTCGCGCATGCGGGGCGCTGAAGAGCATCAACATCCCCGAAGGGGTGCGCTCGCTTGAAGAGCGGGTGTTCTACGGATGCCGCGTCCTGCACGGCATCGAGCTGCACGACGGCATCGAGTACGTGGACGAAACCGCCTTCGACCCGGCTGCCGACCCTTTCGCCGACGCGCACGGGACAGACGGGGAAAAGCCCTCGGCCTAG
- a CDS encoding double-cubane-cluster-containing anaerobic reductase: MTDRTEMWTELGMDLEAHDNLCSVLPTAFGDVFLSQENRPAGMAYWDMVTADIHGIRPAELVEAQKKGRKVFGTFCVYVPDEVVVACDGIVTGLCGGSQFWVPDGEQVLPSDVCPLIKASVGARLGRTCPFFRIADVFVGETTCDGKKKAYEILANDAPMYIMDVPQMKREKDIVKWAGEIEEFAAMVEEVTGNELTPENLGCAIKVINDKRRALARVYEARKSTVAPISGTDALLMMQIAFFDDPVRCAEMCNKLADELEQRIAEGVSAMPAGSKRILITGTPLAVPNWKLHHIIETCGAVVACEEMCTGTRYFENLVDEGQTTLEGQFRALSERYMKNNCACFTPNTGRIDDVIRLAREYRVDGIINTNLTFCTTYKLEGPALERAVEEAGFPVLNIETDYSDGDSEQLRTRIGAFVEMLGD, encoded by the coding sequence ATGACTGATCGCACCGAAATGTGGACCGAGCTGGGCATGGACCTCGAAGCGCACGACAACCTGTGCTCGGTGCTTCCCACGGCCTTCGGCGACGTGTTCCTCTCGCAGGAAAACCGGCCGGCCGGGATGGCGTATTGGGATATGGTGACCGCCGACATCCACGGCATCCGCCCCGCCGAGCTGGTCGAGGCGCAGAAGAAGGGCCGAAAGGTGTTCGGCACGTTTTGCGTGTACGTTCCCGACGAGGTGGTCGTGGCGTGCGACGGCATCGTCACGGGGCTCTGCGGGGGCTCGCAGTTCTGGGTTCCCGATGGCGAACAGGTTCTTCCCAGCGACGTGTGCCCCCTCATCAAGGCGTCGGTCGGCGCACGCCTTGGCCGCACCTGCCCGTTTTTCCGCATCGCCGACGTGTTCGTGGGGGAAACCACGTGCGACGGCAAGAAGAAGGCCTACGAGATCCTCGCGAACGACGCCCCCATGTACATCATGGACGTCCCGCAGATGAAGCGCGAGAAGGACATCGTCAAGTGGGCGGGCGAGATCGAGGAGTTCGCGGCGATGGTGGAAGAGGTCACCGGAAACGAGCTGACGCCGGAAAACCTCGGCTGCGCCATCAAGGTGATCAACGACAAGCGCCGCGCCCTTGCCCGCGTCTACGAGGCGCGCAAATCGACGGTCGCCCCCATCAGCGGCACCGACGCGCTGCTGATGATGCAGATCGCGTTTTTCGACGATCCGGTGCGCTGCGCCGAGATGTGCAACAAGCTGGCCGACGAGCTGGAGCAGCGCATCGCCGAGGGAGTGAGCGCCATGCCGGCCGGCTCGAAGCGCATCCTCATCACGGGAACGCCGCTGGCGGTTCCGAACTGGAAGCTGCACCACATCATCGAAACCTGCGGCGCCGTGGTGGCCTGCGAGGAGATGTGCACGGGCACGCGCTATTTCGAGAACCTGGTGGACGAGGGGCAGACGACGCTGGAAGGCCAGTTCCGCGCGCTGTCCGAACGCTACATGAAGAACAACTGCGCATGCTTCACTCCGAACACGGGGCGCATCGATGACGTCATCCGCCTCGCGCGGGAGTACCGGGTCGACGGGATCATCAACACGAACCTCACGTTCTGCACCACGTACAAGCTGGAAGGCCCCGCGCTCGAACGCGCCGTCGAAGAGGCGGGGTTCCCCGTCCTCAACATCGAGACCGATTACTCCGATGGCGACTCCGAGCAGCTGCGCACGCGCATCGGGGCGTTCGTCGAGATGCTGGGCGATTAG
- a CDS encoding DUF3343 domain-containing protein: protein MIEVGELIERARADHPGCAIDCYLLFSSNNDAMELFGEARAAGLPARVSPTPRQARACCGVALLVGSDDAAAVELLARERGIPLEGVAALPRQIDPYRDRYC from the coding sequence ATGATCGAGGTCGGGGAGCTGATCGAACGCGCGCGAGCCGACCACCCCGGATGCGCGATCGATTGCTACCTGCTGTTTTCCAGCAACAACGACGCGATGGAGCTTTTCGGGGAGGCGCGCGCGGCCGGTTTGCCGGCCCGCGTCTCCCCGACGCCGCGGCAGGCCCGCGCGTGCTGCGGGGTGGCGCTTCTGGTGGGAAGCGACGACGCTGCCGCGGTCGAGCTTCTCGCGCGCGAGCGGGGAATACCGCTCGAGGGCGTGGCGGCGCTCCCCCGGCAGATCGATCCGTACCGCGATCGCTACTGCTAG
- a CDS encoding aminotransferase class V-fold PLP-dependent enzyme, with protein sequence MIYFDNAATTLMKPPSVAEAVVRGIGSFGGPARGVHEASIASSLAVYEARAALARLLGAQGAGRVAFGYNATDALNAAIEGLLAPGAHAITTAASHNSVLRPLYRKVDRAGAELSIASIAPDGSLDLEAYERLFRPETSLVVATHASNVTGDVYDVRRMARIARDHGALFVLDAAQTAGAFPVDLQGDGFDAVVFTGHKSLFGPQGTGGIVLSSEMEIPPYRVGGSGTHSYDRSHPSFMPERLEAGTLNAHGLAGLAAGVAYIEQTGLAAIGARVQSLARRFGEAVRQIEGVRIYGGPLDAPRCGIVALNVGRADSALVADRLNADFGICTRAGAHCAPLMHEALGTSDRGAVRFSFSHFNTEEEIDKGVEALEEIARGLV encoded by the coding sequence ATGATCTATTTCGACAACGCGGCGACCACGCTGATGAAGCCCCCGTCGGTGGCCGAGGCGGTCGTCCGCGGCATCGGATCGTTCGGCGGTCCGGCGCGCGGCGTCCACGAGGCCTCGATCGCGTCGTCGTTGGCGGTGTACGAGGCCCGCGCGGCGCTCGCCCGCCTTCTGGGGGCTCAGGGCGCCGGCCGCGTGGCGTTCGGCTACAACGCCACCGATGCGCTGAACGCCGCCATCGAGGGGCTGCTTGCGCCGGGGGCCCACGCGATCACGACGGCCGCCTCGCACAACTCGGTTCTCAGACCGCTGTACCGCAAGGTCGACCGCGCGGGCGCCGAGCTGTCGATCGCCTCGATCGCGCCCGACGGCTCGCTCGACCTCGAAGCGTACGAGCGGCTGTTCCGCCCGGAAACGTCCCTGGTGGTTGCCACCCATGCATCCAACGTCACCGGCGACGTGTACGACGTTCGCCGCATGGCGCGCATCGCCCGCGACCACGGTGCGCTGTTCGTGCTCGACGCCGCCCAGACGGCCGGCGCGTTTCCCGTCGACCTGCAGGGAGACGGTTTCGACGCCGTCGTGTTCACGGGGCACAAGAGCCTGTTCGGCCCCCAGGGAACAGGGGGCATCGTCCTGTCGTCGGAGATGGAGATCCCGCCGTATCGCGTGGGGGGATCGGGCACGCACAGCTACGATCGCTCCCACCCGTCGTTCATGCCCGAGCGCCTCGAAGCGGGAACCCTCAATGCGCATGGTCTGGCGGGCCTCGCGGCGGGCGTCGCCTACATCGAGCAGACGGGCCTCGCCGCCATCGGGGCGCGCGTGCAGAGCCTCGCCCGCCGTTTCGGGGAGGCCGTTCGCCAGATCGAGGGCGTCCGCATCTACGGAGGCCCCCTCGATGCGCCGCGATGCGGTATCGTTGCATTGAACGTGGGTCGGGCCGACTCGGCCCTCGTGGCCGATCGGCTGAACGCGGATTTCGGCATCTGCACGCGGGCGGGCGCCCACTGCGCCCCCCTCATGCACGAGGCTTTGGGGACGTCCGATCGGGGAGCGGTTCGTTTCAGCTTCTCGCATTTCAACACGGAGGAAGAGATCGACAAGGGGGTAGAGGCGCTTGAAGAGATCGCGCGCGGGCTCGTCTAG
- a CDS encoding acyl-CoA dehydratase activase → MKRSRAGSSRKLDEPQLRTASIGIDIGSTATKVAVMDGTELLEAFLTPTGFSSVDASERVLRELEARGYAAEGSDVVATGYGRVSVPYAQRALTEITCHARGAVYLFERDGTVIDVGGQDTKIIQIADGKVKKFVMNNKCASGTGKFLELMADRMGVSQPTLSELARSGQPTPITNVCTVFADSEVVSLIGRGEPLENIANGIIESVVGRVSSLVGQLRSSEYYLTGGLCENDYVVERLSAHLGAPVHTAPRARFAGAIGAALS, encoded by the coding sequence TTGAAGAGATCGCGCGCGGGCTCGTCTAGAAAGCTTGACGAACCTCAGTTGAGAACGGCTTCCATCGGCATCGACATCGGGTCGACCGCAACGAAGGTGGCGGTTATGGACGGCACCGAACTGCTCGAGGCGTTCCTGACCCCGACGGGTTTCAGCAGCGTCGACGCGTCCGAGCGCGTGCTGCGCGAGCTCGAGGCGCGCGGATACGCGGCGGAGGGAAGCGACGTGGTGGCCACCGGTTACGGGCGCGTCTCGGTTCCGTACGCCCAGCGCGCCCTCACCGAGATCACCTGCCATGCGCGCGGTGCGGTCTACCTGTTCGAGCGGGACGGCACGGTCATCGACGTGGGAGGCCAGGACACCAAGATCATCCAGATAGCCGACGGCAAGGTGAAGAAGTTCGTGATGAACAACAAGTGCGCGTCGGGCACGGGCAAGTTCCTCGAGCTCATGGCCGACCGCATGGGCGTGTCCCAGCCCACGCTGTCCGAGCTCGCGCGCTCCGGGCAGCCCACCCCGATCACCAACGTGTGCACGGTGTTCGCCGACTCCGAAGTGGTGTCGCTGATCGGTCGGGGAGAGCCGCTGGAAAACATCGCCAACGGGATCATCGAGTCGGTGGTGGGGCGCGTGAGCTCGCTGGTGGGCCAGCTGCGCAGCAGCGAGTACTACCTGACCGGAGGCCTGTGCGAGAACGACTACGTGGTCGAGCGCCTGTCGGCCCATCTGGGGGCCCCGGTGCACACCGCGCCCCGGGCGCGCTTCGCCGGCGCGATCGGGGCGGCGCTCAGCTAG